In Deltaproteobacteria bacterium, the sequence ATTTCATCGACGATCAAGACGGATGCGGCTGACATCCCGACCTCTCTGGCAATGCCGTCACGGCGTACGAATCAATGCATAGGTATCGATCTGGATAGCAGGTTTGGCCGGCGCGCGAAACCGATTTCGCAGACATCCTGCGGCGGCCCCGGTCGCGCGGGCGCGGACGGCGTCGCCGTCGCTTGCAGTTGCGCGCGAATGGCGGTAGGCAGGGGGCGGAGCGCAACATGCCGTGGTGGAGTCGCAACCGCGACGGGCTCACGACCGAGTCCGCGCAAAAAAAGTCGGTCCCCAAGGGGATCGCCAGCAAGTGCGAGGCGTGCGGTGAGATCCTGCTGGAGCGCGATCTCGCCGACAATCTCTACGTCTGCCCCGCGTGCGACCACCACATGCGGATGCCGACGCCGCTGCGGATGGCGCTGATGCTCGACGAGGGCTCGTTCGTGGAGGCAGACCAGGGCCTGCGCAGCACCGATCCCCTGGGCTTCCGCGTCGACGGCAAGCGCTACCGCGACCAGCTCAAGGCCCAGGCCCGCAAGGCGGGCGAGGGGGACGCCTACCGCAGCGGGACGGCCACGATCGATGGCTACCCGGTCGAGGTCGGGTTCTTCGTGTTCGAGTTCATGGGCGGGTCGATGGGCTCGGTCGTCGGCGAGAAGATCGCCCGCCAGTTCGAGCGCTCGCTCGCGACGGGCCACCCGTCGATCGTGTTCTCGGCGTCCGGCGGCGCTCGGATGCAGGAGGGCGTGCTGTCGCTGATGCAGATGGCCAAGACGTCCGCCGCGCGGTCTCGCCTGCGCGAGGCGCACGTGCCGTACATTTCGGTGCTGCTGCACCCGACGACCGGCGGCGTCGCCGCGTCGTTTGCGATGCTCGGCGACATCATCCTGACCGAGCCGAAGGCGCTCATCGGCTTCGCCGGACCGCGCGTGATCGAGCAGACGATCCGCCAGAAGCTGCCCGAGGGATTTCAGCGCGCCGAGTTCCTGCTCGAGCACGGCATGGTCGACGCGGTCGTGCCGCGCGCGCAGCTCAAGCCGACGCTCGGCCGCATCCTGCGCTGGTTCGGCCGGCGCAACGGCCAGTGACGTCCGCGGCGCGCACCGGCGGTCTTCGGCGCGACGCGACCGCCCGCTACCGCGCGGTACTCGACCGCCTGTACCGGGCGCGCCGCGCCGGCGTCCGCTTCGACCTCGACCGCGTGCGCGCGCTGCTCGAGCGCCTCGGCGCGCCGCAGGCGAAGGTCGGTCGCATCGCGCGCATCGGCGGCACGAACGGCAAGGGCTCGGCCGTCGCGTTCGCCGAGGCGATCGCGCGCGCGAGCGGTCTGCGCACCGGCGCGTTCACGTCGCCGCACCTGTCGCGGTTTGCCGAGCGATTCCGGATCGACGGCGCGCCGGCGGCCGACGATGCGGTGGCGGACGCCGCCGAGCGCGTGTTCGCGGCGGCCGGCGATCGCTACACGTTCTTCGAGTTGGCGACCGCGATCGCCCTGTGTGCGTTCGCGGACGCGGGCGTCGACGTGGCGCTGCTCGAGGTCGGCATGGGCGGCCGCCTCGACGCGACCAACGCCGTGTCGGCCGACGTGTCCGCCGTCACCGGCGTGGCCCTCGACCACCAGGCGTATCTGGGGACGACCCTCGCCGCGATCGCCCGCGAGAAGGCCGGCATCTTCGAGCCCGGGCGCCCGGCGATCGTCGGCCGGTGCGGGGAGCCGGCCGGCGAGCCGCTGCTCGAGATCGCGGCGCGCCAGGCGGGCGCGCGGCTGATTCGGGCTCCGGCGTCGACGCCCGGCGACTGGCCGCTCGGCCTGGCCGGGGCGCACCAGCGCGCGAATGCGGCGGTCGCGGTGGAGGTCGTGCGCGCGCTTGCGGCGCCCGACGCCGCCGCGATCCGCGCCGGGCTGGCGGCGGCCCGGTGGCCCGGCCGCCTCGAACGCATCGCGGACGATCCGCCGGTCGTGGTCGACGGCGCGCACAACCCGCACGCCGCGCGCGCGATCGCCGGCGAGGTCGCCTATGACGTGCTCGTGCTGGGGGCCGCGCGCGACAAGGACATCGCGGGCATCGCCGCGCCGCTGGTCGCCCGGGCGCGGGCGGTCGTGTGCACCGAGGCCGGGCCGGCGGACCGCGCCGCGCCCGCGGCGCAGGTGGCTGCCGCCGCCGCGCGCGCCGGCGCAGCGCCGGTCGAGGTCGAGCCGGACCCGCGCCGGGCGGTGGACCGGGCGCGCGCGCGCGCACACACCGGCGTGCTGGTGGCCGGTTCGCTGTTCGTCGTCGGCGCGGTGCGGCGTCACCTGCTCGACGAGCCGGCCGACCCCATCGACTGCGCCGAGCGGATGTGAGGCCCGCGCTCGCGGGACGCCGCCGGCGGTTTGTTGCCCCGGGCGGCGGCGCGCGCGTAGGATCGGGCCATGCGGGGATACACGGGCCACGCGGGCCGAATGGCGGTCGCGCTCGGGCTGGCGGCGGCCCTGGCGGCGCCGGCGGCCGCGCAAGACGCCGGCGAGGCACAGCAGGACGAAGGCGATGCGGCCAGCGCGCCGGCGCCGGACGCGGCGCACAAGGAGGGCCAGTACACGGGGGTCGTGCCGGGGCATGCGCCGCCTCTCCGGCGGCCGACCCGGCGGCCGATCGCGACCTGGATCGGGTTTCAGCCGACCGCCGACGGCTCGCGGCTGTTCGT encodes:
- a CDS encoding acetyl-CoA carboxylase carboxyltransferase subunit beta, producing MPWWSRNRDGLTTESAQKKSVPKGIASKCEACGEILLERDLADNLYVCPACDHHMRMPTPLRMALMLDEGSFVEADQGLRSTDPLGFRVDGKRYRDQLKAQARKAGEGDAYRSGTATIDGYPVEVGFFVFEFMGGSMGSVVGEKIARQFERSLATGHPSIVFSASGGARMQEGVLSLMQMAKTSAARSRLREAHVPYISVLLHPTTGGVAASFAMLGDIILTEPKALIGFAGPRVIEQTIRQKLPEGFQRAEFLLEHGMVDAVVPRAQLKPTLGRILRWFGRRNGQ
- a CDS encoding bifunctional folylpolyglutamate synthase/dihydrofolate synthase, whose translation is MTSAARTGGLRRDATARYRAVLDRLYRARRAGVRFDLDRVRALLERLGAPQAKVGRIARIGGTNGKGSAVAFAEAIARASGLRTGAFTSPHLSRFAERFRIDGAPAADDAVADAAERVFAAAGDRYTFFELATAIALCAFADAGVDVALLEVGMGGRLDATNAVSADVSAVTGVALDHQAYLGTTLAAIAREKAGIFEPGRPAIVGRCGEPAGEPLLEIAARQAGARLIRAPASTPGDWPLGLAGAHQRANAAVAVEVVRALAAPDAAAIRAGLAAARWPGRLERIADDPPVVVDGAHNPHAARAIAGEVAYDVLVLGAARDKDIAGIAAPLVARARAVVCTEAGPADRAAPAAQVAAAAARAGAAPVEVEPDPRRAVDRARARAHTGVLVAGSLFVVGAVRRHLLDEPADPIDCAERM